The Ptiloglossa arizonensis isolate GNS036 chromosome 13, iyPtiAriz1_principal, whole genome shotgun sequence genome window below encodes:
- the LOC143153965 gene encoding bleomycin hydrolase isoform X1 gives MVTSTGVLTTEVLDQLREAFYENNRNILAQNICTRSNPLEACVSRKVLEESQHVFTHKIETEGKPITNQKTSGRCWIFSVLNVIRTTFIKQYNLDEFEFSQAYLFFWDKVERCNYFLHNIVKSAKQNEPVEGRLVSFLLYEPVCDGGQWDMVVNLINKHGLVPKVCFPESYSCESSSRMNGILKSKLREYSKVLRELVANGASDERLESQILEQMFVIYRIIGICLGIPSETITWEYYDKSKKYNSIGPITPLEFYEKYVKIYYNVNDKVCLVTDPRPSNPYKKLYTIDYLGNVVGGRLTLYNNQSPSVLMKLCAESIKKNEPVWFGCDVNKRLVGKQGIEDLKAYDFALMFGTDIQVNLTKADRLLYGDSMMVHAMAFTAVSIDDYGNIKKFRVENSWGEDHGQKGYQLLTADWFSEFVFEVVVDKKLVPADVLSVFKQEPIILPAWDPMGTLAH, from the exons ATGGTTACTT CAACAGGTGTTCTTACAACTGAAGTCTTAGATCAATTACGTGAAGCATTTTACGAGAATAATCGCAATATCTTGGCACAAAATATATGTACAAGATCCAATCCCTTGGAGGCCTGTGTTTCGCGAAAAGTATTGGAAGAATCACAACATGTCTTCACTCATAAGATTGAAACAGAAGGAAAACCCATAACAAATCAAAAAACTTCTGGGCGATGTTGGATATTTTCAGTTTTAAATGTTATAAGAACTACCTTTATCAAGCAATACAATTTGGATGAATTTGAATTTAGTCAAGCTTATCTTTTTTTCTGGGATAAG gTTGAACGATGCAATTATTTTCTACATAATATTGTAAAAAGTGCTAAACAAAATGAACCAGTAGAAGGTCGCTtagtatcatttttattatatgAACCCGTTTGTGATGGTGGACAATGGGATATGGTggttaatcttataaataaacatGGTCTTGTTCCTAAAGTTTGTTTTCCAGAATCATACAGTTGTGAATCTAGTTCCCGCATGAATGGTATTTTGAAGAGTAAACTAAGAGAGTACTCCAAAGTTTTAAGAGAATTAGTAGCAAATGGAGCATCAGATGAAAGATTGGAATCTCAGATACTGGAACAAATGTTTgtaatttatcgaataattggTATTTGTTTGGGCATACCTTCAGAAACAATCACTTGGGAATATTATGATAAGTCAAAGAAATACAATTCTATTGGACCAATTACACCACTAGAGTTTTATgagaaatatgtaaaaatatattataatgtaaATGATAAAGTATGCTTAGTAACAGATCCAAGGCCATCTAATCCATATAAAAAACTTTATACAATAGATTATTTAGGAAATGTTGTGGGTGGAAGACTTACATTATATAATAATCAATCACCTTCAGTATTAATGAAATTATGTGcagaaagtataaaaaaaaatgaacctgTATGGTTTGGATGTGACGTAAACAAAAGATTAGTAGGTAAACAGGGTATAGAGGATCTGAAAGCTTATGATTTTGCACTAATGTTTGGAACAGATATTCAGGTTAATCTTACGAAAGCAGATAGATTACTCTATGGAGACTCTATGATGGTTCATGCAATGGCATTTACAGCTGTTTCAATTGAT GATTATGGTAACATAAAAAAGTTTCGGGTAGAAAATTCGTGGGGAGAAGATCATGGACAAAAAGGATATCAATTATTAACTGCAGACTGGTTTTCTGAATTCGTTTTTGAAGTAGTTGTTGATAAAAAATTAGTACCTGCAGATGTTTTATCTGTATTTAAACAAGAACCTATTATCTTACCTGCATGGGATCCTATGGGTACTCTTGCTCACTGA
- the LOC143153965 gene encoding bleomycin hydrolase isoform X2 gives MVTCVLTTEVLDQLREAFYENNRNILAQNICTRSNPLEACVSRKVLEESQHVFTHKIETEGKPITNQKTSGRCWIFSVLNVIRTTFIKQYNLDEFEFSQAYLFFWDKVERCNYFLHNIVKSAKQNEPVEGRLVSFLLYEPVCDGGQWDMVVNLINKHGLVPKVCFPESYSCESSSRMNGILKSKLREYSKVLRELVANGASDERLESQILEQMFVIYRIIGICLGIPSETITWEYYDKSKKYNSIGPITPLEFYEKYVKIYYNVNDKVCLVTDPRPSNPYKKLYTIDYLGNVVGGRLTLYNNQSPSVLMKLCAESIKKNEPVWFGCDVNKRLVGKQGIEDLKAYDFALMFGTDIQVNLTKADRLLYGDSMMVHAMAFTAVSIDDYGNIKKFRVENSWGEDHGQKGYQLLTADWFSEFVFEVVVDKKLVPADVLSVFKQEPIILPAWDPMGTLAH, from the exons ATGGTTACTT GTGTTCTTACAACTGAAGTCTTAGATCAATTACGTGAAGCATTTTACGAGAATAATCGCAATATCTTGGCACAAAATATATGTACAAGATCCAATCCCTTGGAGGCCTGTGTTTCGCGAAAAGTATTGGAAGAATCACAACATGTCTTCACTCATAAGATTGAAACAGAAGGAAAACCCATAACAAATCAAAAAACTTCTGGGCGATGTTGGATATTTTCAGTTTTAAATGTTATAAGAACTACCTTTATCAAGCAATACAATTTGGATGAATTTGAATTTAGTCAAGCTTATCTTTTTTTCTGGGATAAG gTTGAACGATGCAATTATTTTCTACATAATATTGTAAAAAGTGCTAAACAAAATGAACCAGTAGAAGGTCGCTtagtatcatttttattatatgAACCCGTTTGTGATGGTGGACAATGGGATATGGTggttaatcttataaataaacatGGTCTTGTTCCTAAAGTTTGTTTTCCAGAATCATACAGTTGTGAATCTAGTTCCCGCATGAATGGTATTTTGAAGAGTAAACTAAGAGAGTACTCCAAAGTTTTAAGAGAATTAGTAGCAAATGGAGCATCAGATGAAAGATTGGAATCTCAGATACTGGAACAAATGTTTgtaatttatcgaataattggTATTTGTTTGGGCATACCTTCAGAAACAATCACTTGGGAATATTATGATAAGTCAAAGAAATACAATTCTATTGGACCAATTACACCACTAGAGTTTTATgagaaatatgtaaaaatatattataatgtaaATGATAAAGTATGCTTAGTAACAGATCCAAGGCCATCTAATCCATATAAAAAACTTTATACAATAGATTATTTAGGAAATGTTGTGGGTGGAAGACTTACATTATATAATAATCAATCACCTTCAGTATTAATGAAATTATGTGcagaaagtataaaaaaaaatgaacctgTATGGTTTGGATGTGACGTAAACAAAAGATTAGTAGGTAAACAGGGTATAGAGGATCTGAAAGCTTATGATTTTGCACTAATGTTTGGAACAGATATTCAGGTTAATCTTACGAAAGCAGATAGATTACTCTATGGAGACTCTATGATGGTTCATGCAATGGCATTTACAGCTGTTTCAATTGAT GATTATGGTAACATAAAAAAGTTTCGGGTAGAAAATTCGTGGGGAGAAGATCATGGACAAAAAGGATATCAATTATTAACTGCAGACTGGTTTTCTGAATTCGTTTTTGAAGTAGTTGTTGATAAAAAATTAGTACCTGCAGATGTTTTATCTGTATTTAAACAAGAACCTATTATCTTACCTGCATGGGATCCTATGGGTACTCTTGCTCACTGA
- the LOC143153574 gene encoding required for meiotic nuclear division protein 1 homolog isoform X2 yields MITNNYPAFELKKRPKKRHKSSPSNDVNIEEWSIRALATAEEYDLEGLTEGLLKQNLYIPDNIATSTCSLPDVIHAVAKYEMKEESREIFFFREGTVVFWNICHLESENILEFLKKYEENRYSDNIIQSESEIMTYSYADNGKNSHIKHGQILLGITATNLDKYTFSNAMAQSVKLGIWESSLDNYIDSIKFVTEDLKYGKQLKMSQQDVLKKQGELFALRHSINLSSDLLDTPDFYWEQENLEILYHHTCAYFNITKRTKVINEKLNHCVELVGILSSHLSDCHHIRLEWMIIILIMVEVAFEILHYVDKYFS; encoded by the exons ATGATTACAAATAATTATCCTGCTTTTGAACTAAAAAAGAGGCCCAAGAAAAGACACAAGTCCAGTCCCAGCAATGATGTTAATATTGAA GAATGGAGCATACGTGCATTAGCTACAGCAGAGGAATATGACTTGGAAGGTTTAACGGAGGGCCTATTGAAACAAAACTTATATATACCTGATAATATAGCTACATCAACCTGCT CTTTACCAGATGTTATACATGCTGTAGCAAAGtatgaaatgaaggaagaatcaAGAGAAATCTTCTTTTTTCGAGAAGGTACTGTAGTATTTTGGAATATTTGTCATCTTGAAAGTGAGAATatattggaatttttaaagaaGTATGAAGAGAATCGTTACTCGGACAATATTATACAATCTGAGAGTGAAATAATGACTTATAGCTACGCAGATAATGG AAAAAATAGTCATATAAAGCATGGTCAAATTCTGTTAGGAATAACTGCAACAAATTtagataaatacacattttcaaatgcaatggctCAATCAGTGAAATTAGGCATATGGGAATCATCCTTAGACAATTATATAGATTCTATAAAATTTGTTACTGAAGATTTAAAATATGGTAAACAGCTTAAAATGAGTCAACAAGATGTATTAAAAAAACAGGGAGAATTATTTGCGTTACGACATTCTATTAATTTAAGCTCAGATTTATTGGATACACCTGATTTCTATTGGGAAcaagaaaatttagaaattctaTATCATCATACTTGTGCATATTTTAACATTACAAAACGTACAAAA gttataaatgaaaaattaaatcattGTGTGGAGCTTGTAGGAATTTTATCTTCACATTTAAGTGACTGTCATCATATACGTTTAGAGTGGATGATTATTATCCTTATCATGGTTGAAGTTGCTTTCGAAATATTACATTatgttgataaatatttttcataa
- the LOC143153571 gene encoding glutathione synthetase-like, protein MNSTLHLPSLEKELEELIKKAKDWALMHGMCLRSKANPNKNVLQFAPFILLPSPFPRKEFDNACHIQTVLNILIHGVAQDYNFLKETLEETIKVDNFTKELFNICKIINDEGGPTQKVSLGILRSDLMLETNCLKEKMDEKCMPYCCWKQVEINTIASGFGWLGPASTELHKFVLRELGYHEKIKNLPENNALQIICSSIIEAWNIYGNQQAVILFVIEDITYNICDQRFHEFEIRKQNPNVKIIRQNLTQLAATATLGAKMELIVDNYIVAVVYYRCGYEPGQYHTRKEWDVRLLIEKSLAIKCPTIQYHLAGTKKIQQALAKPDVIRKFLKNEKTCTEIKEIFTDLYALDFNDHGNAAIEMGITDPHRFVLKPQREGGCNNKYGLDIKHFLESVKNKQERVAWILMNKIHPPIHKSYIIRPENNINIKPQELVSELGIFGIIIANENNVYVNKQAGHMLRTKLANSNEGGVVTGLGACDSPFLID, encoded by the exons ATGAATTCTACACTTCATTTACCTTCTTTGGAAAAAGAATTAGAAGAATTAATAAAGAAGGCAAAGGATTGGGCACTTATGCATGGAATGTGTTTGAGATCAAAAGCAAATCCTAACAAAAATGTTCTACAATTTGCACCATTCATTCTGTTGCCATCCCCATTTCCTAGAAAAGAGTTTGACAATGCTTGTCACATTCAAACAGTATTAAACATACTTATACATGGGGTTGCCCAGgactataattttttaaaagaaactttGGAAGAGACAATAAAAGTTGATAATTTTACcaaagaattatttaatatatgtaaaattataaatgatgaGGGAGGACCGACACAAAAAGTATCTCTTGGCATATTGCGTTCAGATTTAATGTTAGAAACAAACTGTTTGAAAGAAAAGATGGATGAGAAATGTATGCCATATTGTTGTTGGAAACAAGTTGAAATAAACACAATTGCTTCTGGTTTTGGTTGGCTAGGACCTGCTTCAACAGAATTACATAAATTTGTATTAAGAGAACTCGGTTatcatgaaaaaataaaaaatcttccAGAAAATAATGCATTACAAATTATATGTTCAAGTATAATAGAAGCATGGAATATTTATGGAAATCAACA AGCAGTCATTTTATTTGTTATCGAAGacattacatataatatatgtgATCAACGTTTtcacgagtttgaaattagaaagCAAAATCCAAATGTCAAAATCATTCGTCAGAATTTAACACAATTAGCTGCTACTGCAACATTAGGTGCCAAAATGGAATTAATAGTTGATAATTATATTGTAGCTGTAGTATATTATAGATGTGGTTATGAACCTGGACAATATCATACAAGAAAAGAATGGGATGTAAGATTATTGATTGAAAAATCCTTAGCTATTAAATGCCCCACTATTCAATATCATTTAGCAGGTACCAAAAAAATTCAGCAGGCTCTTGCAAAACCTGACGTTATtaggaaatttttaaaaaatgagaaaacatgtactgaaattaaagaaatatttactg ATCTTTATGCATTAGACTTTAATGATCATGGAAATGCTGCTATAGAAATGGGGATTACAGATCCACATCGTTTTGTCTTAAAGCCTCAACGAGAAGGAGGTTGCAATAATAAATATGGATTAGATATAAAACACTTCCTAGAAtctgtaaaaaataaacaagagAGAGTAGCATGGATTCTTATGAATAAAATTCATCCTCCGATTCATAAAAGCTATATAATTAGAccagaaaataatataaacataAAACCACAGGAACTAGTTTCTGAATTAGGAATATTTGGTATTATTATTGCCAATGAAAATAATGTGTATGTTAACAAACAAGCTGGTCATATGTTAAGGACGAAGTTAGCTAATTCTAATGAAGGTGGTGTAGTAACAGGATTAGGTGCATGTGATAGTCCATTTCTgattgattaa
- the LOC143153574 gene encoding required for meiotic nuclear division protein 1 homolog isoform X1 produces MVLNAIFNKMNFTVIQKCILPKCNVNLNVCRKIHITLTRCDKELRPTFVTKLNLFYNHKNYLHINKCQYENISNVKMITNNYPAFELKKRPKKRHKSSPSNDVNIEEWSIRALATAEEYDLEGLTEGLLKQNLYIPDNIATSTCSLPDVIHAVAKYEMKEESREIFFFREGTVVFWNICHLESENILEFLKKYEENRYSDNIIQSESEIMTYSYADNGKNSHIKHGQILLGITATNLDKYTFSNAMAQSVKLGIWESSLDNYIDSIKFVTEDLKYGKQLKMSQQDVLKKQGELFALRHSINLSSDLLDTPDFYWEQENLEILYHHTCAYFNITKRTKVINEKLNHCVELVGILSSHLSDCHHIRLEWMIIILIMVEVAFEILHYVDKYFS; encoded by the exons ATGGTTTTGAATGCAATATTCAATAAAATGAACTTCACAGTAAttcaaaaatgtattttaccAAAGTGTAATGTTAATCTTAATGTCTGCAGAAAAATTCATATTACTCTGACTAGATGTGATAAAGAATTGAGACCTACATTCGTTACAAAATTAAACTTATTTTATAATCATAAGAATTATTTACACATTAATAAATGTCAGTATGAAAATATATCCAATGTAAAAATGATTACAAATAATTATCCTGCTTTTGAACTAAAAAAGAGGCCCAAGAAAAGACACAAGTCCAGTCCCAGCAATGATGTTAATATTGAA GAATGGAGCATACGTGCATTAGCTACAGCAGAGGAATATGACTTGGAAGGTTTAACGGAGGGCCTATTGAAACAAAACTTATATATACCTGATAATATAGCTACATCAACCTGCT CTTTACCAGATGTTATACATGCTGTAGCAAAGtatgaaatgaaggaagaatcaAGAGAAATCTTCTTTTTTCGAGAAGGTACTGTAGTATTTTGGAATATTTGTCATCTTGAAAGTGAGAATatattggaatttttaaagaaGTATGAAGAGAATCGTTACTCGGACAATATTATACAATCTGAGAGTGAAATAATGACTTATAGCTACGCAGATAATGG AAAAAATAGTCATATAAAGCATGGTCAAATTCTGTTAGGAATAACTGCAACAAATTtagataaatacacattttcaaatgcaatggctCAATCAGTGAAATTAGGCATATGGGAATCATCCTTAGACAATTATATAGATTCTATAAAATTTGTTACTGAAGATTTAAAATATGGTAAACAGCTTAAAATGAGTCAACAAGATGTATTAAAAAAACAGGGAGAATTATTTGCGTTACGACATTCTATTAATTTAAGCTCAGATTTATTGGATACACCTGATTTCTATTGGGAAcaagaaaatttagaaattctaTATCATCATACTTGTGCATATTTTAACATTACAAAACGTACAAAA gttataaatgaaaaattaaatcattGTGTGGAGCTTGTAGGAATTTTATCTTCACATTTAAGTGACTGTCATCATATACGTTTAGAGTGGATGATTATTATCCTTATCATGGTTGAAGTTGCTTTCGAAATATTACATTatgttgataaatatttttcataa
- the Poldip2 gene encoding DNA polymerase delta interacting protein 2 isoform X1, whose translation MELVRNFVTNKLKSCLLKLPKKSCLYHVRHIRNKFLRHKRLAEVGKLETPKLQGKYETGQLILHRVFGYRGVILFPWVARIYDRDIPIKREENSNGNFNSVEKEVKGRTHTFYQVLIDQRDCPYIRAQAEAVTFLDNHESSRSLYAIPGLDYVAHEDVLPYTTNEKPALQHELFDKFLIYHPNRDPCFVAQETLRAWQKKNNSWLELSDVHKETTENIRVTVIPFYMGCRGSQTNAVHWWRYCIRLENLGDLSVQLRERHWRIFSLSGTLETVRGRGVVGQEPVLSKILPAFQYSSHVSLQAASGHMWGTFRMEREDGYAFDCRIPPFSLESKVEEPSTPDT comes from the exons ATGGAACTTGTACGAAATTTTGTTACTAACAAACTGAAAAGTTGCCTTCTTAAACTACCGAAAAAATCTTGTTTGTATCACGTAAGACATATCAG GAACAAATTTCTTAGACATAAAAG ACTAGCAGAGGTAGGAAAATTAGAAACACCAAAATTGCAAGGAAAATATGAAACTGGTCAACTAATTTTACATAGAGTATTTGGATATCGTGGCGTAATACTATTTCCATGGGTAGCAAGAATTTATGATAGAGATATTCCAATTAAAAGAGAAGA AAATTCAAACGGTAATTTTAATAGCGTAGAAAAAGAAGTAAAAGGTAGAACTCATACATTCTACCAGGTATTAATTGATCAAAGAGATTGCCCTTACATA CGTGCTCAAGCAGAAGCTGTAACATTTTTGGATAACCATGAAAGTAGTCGTAGCTTATATGCAATACCAGGGTTAGACTATGTTGCTCATGAAGATGTTTTACCTTATACTACGAATGAAAAACCTGCATTACAACATGAactttttgataaatttttaatatatcatCCAAATCGAGATCCATGTTTTGTTGCTCAAGAAACACTTAGAGCATGGCAAAAAAAGAATAACTCATGGTTGGAATTATCAGATGTTCATAAAGAGACTACAGAAAATATTCGTGTTACTGTCATACCATTTTATATGGGTTGCAGAGGAAGTCAAACTAATGCTGTACATTGG TGGCGGTACTGCATCCGGTTAGAAAATTTGGGTGATTTAAGTGTACAATTACGTGAAAGACATTGGCGAATATTTAGTCTCTCTGGCACGTTGGAAACTGTTAGAGGAAGAGGTGTAGTTGGTCAAGAACCTGTTTTATCAAAAATTCTACCTGCCTTTCAATATAGCAGTCACGTGAGTTTACAAGCTGCAAGTGGCCATATgtg GGGTACATTCAGAATGGAAAGAGAAGATGGATATGCATTTGATTGCAGAATTCCACCCTTTTCTTTGGAATCAAAAGTAGAAGAACCATCTACACCAGACACTTAA
- the Poldip2 gene encoding DNA polymerase delta interacting protein 2 isoform X3 — protein sequence MELVRNFVTNKLKSCLLKLPKKSCLYHVRHIRNKFLRHKRLAEVGKLETPKLQGKYETGQLILHRVFGYRGVILFPWVARIYDRDIPIKREENSNGNFNSVEKEVKGRTHTFYQVLIDQRDCPYIRAQAEAVTFLDNHESSRSLYAIPGLDYVAHEDVLPYTTNEKPALQHELFDKFLIYHPNRDPCFVAQETLRAWQKKNNSWLELSDVHKETTENIRVTVIPFYMGCRGSQTNAVHWWRYCIRLENLGDLSVQLRERHWRIFSLSGTLETVRGRGVVGQEPVLSKILPAFQYSSHGYIQNGKRRWICI from the exons ATGGAACTTGTACGAAATTTTGTTACTAACAAACTGAAAAGTTGCCTTCTTAAACTACCGAAAAAATCTTGTTTGTATCACGTAAGACATATCAG GAACAAATTTCTTAGACATAAAAG ACTAGCAGAGGTAGGAAAATTAGAAACACCAAAATTGCAAGGAAAATATGAAACTGGTCAACTAATTTTACATAGAGTATTTGGATATCGTGGCGTAATACTATTTCCATGGGTAGCAAGAATTTATGATAGAGATATTCCAATTAAAAGAGAAGA AAATTCAAACGGTAATTTTAATAGCGTAGAAAAAGAAGTAAAAGGTAGAACTCATACATTCTACCAGGTATTAATTGATCAAAGAGATTGCCCTTACATA CGTGCTCAAGCAGAAGCTGTAACATTTTTGGATAACCATGAAAGTAGTCGTAGCTTATATGCAATACCAGGGTTAGACTATGTTGCTCATGAAGATGTTTTACCTTATACTACGAATGAAAAACCTGCATTACAACATGAactttttgataaatttttaatatatcatCCAAATCGAGATCCATGTTTTGTTGCTCAAGAAACACTTAGAGCATGGCAAAAAAAGAATAACTCATGGTTGGAATTATCAGATGTTCATAAAGAGACTACAGAAAATATTCGTGTTACTGTCATACCATTTTATATGGGTTGCAGAGGAAGTCAAACTAATGCTGTACATTGG TGGCGGTACTGCATCCGGTTAGAAAATTTGGGTGATTTAAGTGTACAATTACGTGAAAGACATTGGCGAATATTTAGTCTCTCTGGCACGTTGGAAACTGTTAGAGGAAGAGGTGTAGTTGGTCAAGAACCTGTTTTATCAAAAATTCTACCTGCCTTTCAATATAGCAGTCAC GGGTACATTCAGAATGGAAAGAGAAGATGGATATGCATTTGA
- the LOC143153966 gene encoding uncharacterized protein F58A4.6, which produces MDTSIKLIIYKGSTIFDSFIVTPSSVNKYEQKVREKKIINQIDGNINEFNGNNIVNVNKICLNKKGFNAYVVSVYVVTLIKSQTYRKAALKKLLQYLAFKFSDKINLGIILIKLHTPKKQFLDYKWNERITQLALERKEVDHTMSWLSTLGGAFSALGETFQHCAEIAGQISVKQFELALRLGDPLLVARCKLYAALSLIQQGQLKTPIKLVRSIYKFAINENDIRLQNMCQGVWAKLSYCYKMQKKRHKTC; this is translated from the exons atggatacttcgataaaattgattataTACAAAGGCAGCACAATTTTCGACAGTTTTATAGTTACACCGTCTTCAGTAAATAAATACGAACAAAAagtgagagaaaagaaaattataaatcaaATAGATGGTAATATAAATGAATTTAATGGAAATAATatagtaaatgtaaataaaatttgtttaaataaaaaaggatTTAATGCCTATGTTGTATCAGTATATGTTGTAACATTAATAAAGTCACAGACATATCGTAAAGctgcattaaaaaaattgttacaatatttagcATTCAAATTCtcagataaaataaatttagggATAATCTtaataaaattacacacaccgaagAAACAGTTCTtagattataaatg GAATGAAAGGATAACACAGTTAGCATTGGAAAGGAAAGAAGTTGATCATACTATGTCTTGGTTATCCACTTTAGGTGGAGCCTTTTCTGCCTTAGGAGAAACATTTCAACATTGT GCTGAAATAGCAGGACAAATTTCTGTGAAGCAGTTTGAATTAGCACTCCGTCTTGGAGATCCCCTTTTGGTTGCTCGTTGTAAATTATATGCTGCTTTAAGTTTAATTCAACAGGGCCAGTTAAAAACTCCAATAAAACTAGTGAGGAGTATTTATAAATTTGCAATTAATGAAAATGACATTCGCTTGCAAAATATGTGTCAAGGTGTATGGGCTAAACTCAGTTATTGTTATAAGATGCAAAAAAAACGACATAAAACTTGTTAG
- the Poldip2 gene encoding DNA polymerase delta interacting protein 2 isoform X2 — MELVRNFVTNKLKSCLLKLPKKSCLYHVRHIRLAEVGKLETPKLQGKYETGQLILHRVFGYRGVILFPWVARIYDRDIPIKREENSNGNFNSVEKEVKGRTHTFYQVLIDQRDCPYIRAQAEAVTFLDNHESSRSLYAIPGLDYVAHEDVLPYTTNEKPALQHELFDKFLIYHPNRDPCFVAQETLRAWQKKNNSWLELSDVHKETTENIRVTVIPFYMGCRGSQTNAVHWWRYCIRLENLGDLSVQLRERHWRIFSLSGTLETVRGRGVVGQEPVLSKILPAFQYSSHVSLQAASGHMWGTFRMEREDGYAFDCRIPPFSLESKVEEPSTPDT, encoded by the exons ATGGAACTTGTACGAAATTTTGTTACTAACAAACTGAAAAGTTGCCTTCTTAAACTACCGAAAAAATCTTGTTTGTATCACGTAAGACATATCAG ACTAGCAGAGGTAGGAAAATTAGAAACACCAAAATTGCAAGGAAAATATGAAACTGGTCAACTAATTTTACATAGAGTATTTGGATATCGTGGCGTAATACTATTTCCATGGGTAGCAAGAATTTATGATAGAGATATTCCAATTAAAAGAGAAGA AAATTCAAACGGTAATTTTAATAGCGTAGAAAAAGAAGTAAAAGGTAGAACTCATACATTCTACCAGGTATTAATTGATCAAAGAGATTGCCCTTACATA CGTGCTCAAGCAGAAGCTGTAACATTTTTGGATAACCATGAAAGTAGTCGTAGCTTATATGCAATACCAGGGTTAGACTATGTTGCTCATGAAGATGTTTTACCTTATACTACGAATGAAAAACCTGCATTACAACATGAactttttgataaatttttaatatatcatCCAAATCGAGATCCATGTTTTGTTGCTCAAGAAACACTTAGAGCATGGCAAAAAAAGAATAACTCATGGTTGGAATTATCAGATGTTCATAAAGAGACTACAGAAAATATTCGTGTTACTGTCATACCATTTTATATGGGTTGCAGAGGAAGTCAAACTAATGCTGTACATTGG TGGCGGTACTGCATCCGGTTAGAAAATTTGGGTGATTTAAGTGTACAATTACGTGAAAGACATTGGCGAATATTTAGTCTCTCTGGCACGTTGGAAACTGTTAGAGGAAGAGGTGTAGTTGGTCAAGAACCTGTTTTATCAAAAATTCTACCTGCCTTTCAATATAGCAGTCACGTGAGTTTACAAGCTGCAAGTGGCCATATgtg GGGTACATTCAGAATGGAAAGAGAAGATGGATATGCATTTGATTGCAGAATTCCACCCTTTTCTTTGGAATCAAAAGTAGAAGAACCATCTACACCAGACACTTAA